ATTCGTTGAATGTGGCAGAAGCACAGGCCGAAGTCCAAGCGCTACCACTTCCACCAAAATTTGGGTTTTTTATGGGCGTTGGCGTATTTAAGGTTTGCGCTATGAGCCCAAGGCTAAATAGCAGTAGTGCAAAGGTTAAAACGAGGTTTTTTGAGTGCATAGTAGGGTTTTTCATGAGTTCTAACTTTAGGTTAGCATTTGGGATTGTAGCGCTAATACGTTTGGTATTCCTTCAAATTACAGTTCAACTGATTTTTTCGACAACACACCTCCAGTTAGCTCTGCTACAGGAATTAACACCAAATATGGTATTTTATAAAGCATTACAATATTTTATGTTGTAGCTGGGTTTAAATATGTTGTGAAATACATTTTTTATAGGGTCTGCCTTTTTTTATATCGAGCTATCCTTGCATTTTTGCTACCTTTGCAAGACAAAATTTTTGTAATGAGTGATGTGTCAAAGTCTCTAAATTTTATAGAGCATATTATTGAAGATGATTTATCAAAAGGTTTCTCAAAAGATAAGCTGCGTTTTCGTTTTCCACCTGAACCTAATGGGTATTTACACATAGGTCATGCTAGTTCTATCTGCTTGAATTTTGGTTTGGGGCTGCGTTATTCGGCTCCAGTAAATTTAAGGTTCGATGATACCAATCCTGCAAAGGAAGAACAAGAGTATGTAGATGCGATTAAAAGAGATGTAGCATGGTTAGGTTTTACTTGGGATAAAGAGCTATATGCATCTGATTATTTTCAGCAGCTGTATGATTGGGCCATTAAACTTATAAAGGAGGGTAAGGCCTATGTTGACAGCCAATCCTCAGAAGACGTGGCAATTCAAAAGGGAACACCAACAGAGCCTGGTACCAACAGTCCGTTTCGAGATCGTAGTATCGAAGAAAATTTAGCTCTTTTTCAGGATATGAAGGCTGGAAAATACCAAGCGGGAGAACATGTACTACGGGCTAAAATAGACATGGCATCAAGCAATATGCTCATGCGAGATCCAATTATTTACCGCATCTTACATAAAGCACATCACAGAACAAATACCGATTGGTGTATTTATCCGATGTACGATTGGACCCATGGAGAAAGCGATTATTTGGAGCAAGTTTCGCACTCCTTTTGTACCCTTGAATTTGCAATGCACAGAGAGTTGTATGATTGGTTTTTAGATCAGGTCATTGAACCGAATAAGGTACGCCCAAAGCAACGAGAGTTTGCACGAAGAAATTTTAGTCATACGGTGGTAAGTAAGCGAAAATTACTTCAATTGGTTGAAAAAGGTGTCGTTACAGGATGGGATGATCCAAGAATGCCTACTATTTCGGGTTTAAGAAGAAAAGGCTATACGCCCGAAGCTATTGTGAATTTTGCAAATACAATCGGGATTGCAAAGCGCGATAATGTTGTGGATGTTTCATTGCTAGAATTTTCTATTCGAGAACATTTGAATAAAATTGCACCTCGAGTAATGGCTGTTTTAGATCCAGTAAAATTGGTAATTACGAATTATCCAGAGGGCCAAGAAGAATGGTTGGAAGCAGAGAACAATCCTGAGGATGAAACGGCAGGCACCAGAGAAGTACCTTTTTCTCGAGAATTATTTATTGAACAAGAAGATTTTAAAGAAGAAGCGAATAAAAAATTCTTCAGGCTTAAACTTGGTGGAGAGGTTCGCCTTAAGAATGGCTATATTATTAAAGCCGAGAGCTGTACTAAAGATGCTGATGGTACTGTTACAGAAATTCAATGTACCTATGACCCTAAAAGTAAAAGTGGTAGTGGCAATGAAGAAAGTTTACGAAAAGTAAAAGGTACTTTGCATTGGGTTAGTATTAAACATGCGGTTACTGCCGAAATCCGAATGTACGACCGCTTGTTTACCGATGAAACTCCAGACCAACATAAGGATAAAGATTTTATGGATTTTATTAATCCAGATTCATTAAAATGTATTACCGGCTATCTGGAACCAAGTTTGCAAAATGCAAAAGTTGAAGATATTTTTCAATTTCAACGTATTGGATATTTTAATGTAGATAAGGATAGTACTGCTGAGAATTTAGTTTTTAATAAGACCGTTGGGCTAAGAGATACTTGGGCAAAAATCCAGGACAAACACTAGAATAGATTTCTGTTATTAAAAACAAAATAACGATTGGTATTTATTATTTAAAACGACGTCTTACGGTAAGTTTTAAGAGCCTTTTAAATGGTAACAATACGAATGGTGTCCTAGTGTTGTCAAGTGCTCCTTAATCAATTTAAAATGTTTTTTTTGCATTTTTAATGAGATGCCCTAGACGATGAAGCGCTTAGTCGGCTATTGGAGTGATGTGAAAGGTATTGAATTTTAACCTAGTGTTTTTTGTGAGGATTAGACTCCTTTTTTTAAGAATTTTACAGGCGTAAAAAGCTGTTCTTATGATATGAGGTATAAATGAGGGTTTTGGGTTTATCTAGACCTTAGCTGTTTTACCTTAGCAATTCTTTTTCCTGAATATTTTCTCATCTAGTGTAAAAGGAAAATCATGGTATTGATGTGCGTCGTTTGAAAAGAATTTCTGAAGTAAGGGAGATGCAACATCCTATAAATAAAAAATCCGATTGATACCAATCGGATTTTTTGTACTGATGTTTCTCTAAACCTTAGTACGGTAAAATCATTTATGAATTTGATTATTCAATAAATACTTCTTATTACACCTGTTATCTTTTAAGTTTTATGAAAAGGTGCTATTATCTATTCCTTTTTTTTAGGAGGCAAGCCTTTATTTTTCTTCATGCTTTCACCAATCATATTACTTGCTGTAAACGAAGCAACCATATTATTCAGCATATCGCTTCCTGCTTGAGGTGAATTAGGCAACAGAATTAAATTGGCATTGGTATGTTCTCCTATAGATTGTAAGGTATCATAATGTTGGGTAACCACAATAAGGGCAGAGGCTTCTTGTGAATTTATCCCTACTTTATTTAATACTTCAACGGATTCTTCTAAACCTCTAGCAATTTCTCTACGCTGATCTGCAATACCCATACCTTGCAAACGTTTTGATTCAGCTTCGGCTTTTGCTTTTTCAACAATTAAAATACGGGCAGCATCACCTTCAAATTGGGCTGCGATTTTTTCACGTTCAGAGGCGTTAATACGGTTCATAGCTTGTTTTACCTGGGCATCAGGATCGATATCGGTAACCAAGGTTTTGATAATATCGTAACCGTAAACAGACATGTATTGTTGCAGTTCGCGTTTAACAGCAATGGCAATATCATCTTTTTTAACAAAGACATCATCAAGTTTCATTTTTGGAACTTCCGCTCTGACCACGTCGAAAACAAAAGAGGTTATCTGCTCATGAGGATATTCTAATTGATAAAACGCGTCGTATACTTGTTCTCTTAGAACAACATATTGTACCGAAACTTTTAATTTTACAAAAACATCATCTAAGGTTTTGGTTTCAATGACTACATCTAATTGCTGAATTTTTAAACCCACACGGGCGACAATTTTATCCACAAGCGGAATTTTCATATGTAAACCAGATGTTCTAACGCTCTGGAATTTTCCAAAACGTTCAATGATTACGGCGGTCTGCTGTTTTACAGTAAAAAAAGATGAGAATAAGATAACCAAAGCAAATAGTACTAGTGGTATTAATAGAAAATTCATAGGTTTTATTTTAAGTTATGGAATGAAGTTACAAACAGTTTAGTACATAGGTATATACTTTAACATTATTGTTACATAAGGAGCGTTAATTATGTTAAAACTGCAATGGCTGTTTTTATTCTTTGCATAGTCGGTTCTTTGCCTATTAGGGCAATGATGTCAAAAATATGAGGTCCTTTCATGTCTCCGACAATAACCAATCTCAACGGTGGCATTACTTTTCCAAAGGAATAGTCTTGTGAAGTTATCCAGTCTTTTACAATTCTTTCAATAGTTAAGGAAGAGAAGTCTTCAATAGCATTTAAAACAGGAAGCAAGTTGTTCATAATTTCAGAAGATTCTTCTTTCCATTGTTTTTTAACGGCTTTATCTTCATAGAAAGTTGGGCCAGTAAAAAAGTAATTGCTTAACTCCCAAAAATCTGAAACAAAAGTGGCGCGCTCTTTTATGAGGCTAATTATTTTTTCTAAGTGATGCGCGTCTTGGTTTAAAACACCGTGTTTTGAAAGTAGCTCTTGAAAGGCAGGAATCAATTCGAAATTATTTTTTTCTTGCAAATAGTGCTGATTATACCATTTGGTTTTATCAGGATCAAAACGAGCACCGGATTTTTGAACGCGTTCTAAAGTAAATAGTTCAACCAATTCTTCTAAAGTAAATACTTCTTGTTCTGTGCCAGGATTCCAACCTAATAATGCCAAAAAATTAATGACAGCTTCTGGAAAATAGCCTTTTTCTTTATACCCATCAGATTCTTTCCAAGATAAAGGGAACACGGGGAAGCCTAGTTTCTCTCCATCACGTTTGCTTAATTTTCCCTTCCCAACGGGCTTCATGATTAGAGGTAAATGAGCAAATTCTGGTGCCTTCCACTCAAAAGCGTCATATAATTGTTGGTGTAGGGCTAAGGATGGCAACCATTCCTCACCACGAATAACATGTGTAATTTCCATTAAATGGTCATCAACTATATTAGCTAGATGGTAGGTGGGCATGCCATCACTTTTAAAAAGAACTTTATCGTCTAGAACATTGGTGTCAATAATCATGGTGCCTCGGACGGTATCTAACAAGGTTAATTTTTCGTCGGGTGGTGTTAAAAAGCGAATAACATAGTCCTCTCCAGCAGTTATACGTCTCTGTACTTCCTCTGGCATCATTGAC
The sequence above is drawn from the Cellulophaga sp. Hel_I_12 genome and encodes:
- a CDS encoding glutamine--tRNA ligase/YqeY domain fusion protein, whose protein sequence is MSDVSKSLNFIEHIIEDDLSKGFSKDKLRFRFPPEPNGYLHIGHASSICLNFGLGLRYSAPVNLRFDDTNPAKEEQEYVDAIKRDVAWLGFTWDKELYASDYFQQLYDWAIKLIKEGKAYVDSQSSEDVAIQKGTPTEPGTNSPFRDRSIEENLALFQDMKAGKYQAGEHVLRAKIDMASSNMLMRDPIIYRILHKAHHRTNTDWCIYPMYDWTHGESDYLEQVSHSFCTLEFAMHRELYDWFLDQVIEPNKVRPKQREFARRNFSHTVVSKRKLLQLVEKGVVTGWDDPRMPTISGLRRKGYTPEAIVNFANTIGIAKRDNVVDVSLLEFSIREHLNKIAPRVMAVLDPVKLVITNYPEGQEEWLEAENNPEDETAGTREVPFSRELFIEQEDFKEEANKKFFRLKLGGEVRLKNGYIIKAESCTKDADGTVTEIQCTYDPKSKSGSGNEESLRKVKGTLHWVSIKHAVTAEIRMYDRLFTDETPDQHKDKDFMDFINPDSLKCITGYLEPSLQNAKVEDIFQFQRIGYFNVDKDSTAENLVFNKTVGLRDTWAKIQDKH
- a CDS encoding SPFH domain-containing protein — protein: MNFLLIPLVLFALVILFSSFFTVKQQTAVIIERFGKFQSVRTSGLHMKIPLVDKIVARVGLKIQQLDVVIETKTLDDVFVKLKVSVQYVVLREQVYDAFYQLEYPHEQITSFVFDVVRAEVPKMKLDDVFVKKDDIAIAVKRELQQYMSVYGYDIIKTLVTDIDPDAQVKQAMNRINASEREKIAAQFEGDAARILIVEKAKAEAESKRLQGMGIADQRREIARGLEESVEVLNKVGINSQEASALIVVTQHYDTLQSIGEHTNANLILLPNSPQAGSDMLNNMVASFTASNMIGESMKKNKGLPPKKKE
- the gltX gene encoding glutamate--tRNA ligase, with the translated sequence MPTKIRVRFAPSPTGPLHIGGVRTALYNYLFAKKNKGTFVLRIEDTDQNRYVQGAEQYIIDALNWCQIPFDEGPGKEGAFGPYRQSERQHLYKKYADVLIERGKAYYAFDTTEKLDFHRKNHEEQGKTFIYNWHNRLKLDNSLSMMPEEVQRRITAGEDYVIRFLTPPDEKLTLLDTVRGTMIIDTNVLDDKVLFKSDGMPTYHLANIVDDHLMEITHVIRGEEWLPSLALHQQLYDAFEWKAPEFAHLPLIMKPVGKGKLSKRDGEKLGFPVFPLSWKESDGYKEKGYFPEAVINFLALLGWNPGTEQEVFTLEELVELFTLERVQKSGARFDPDKTKWYNQHYLQEKNNFELIPAFQELLSKHGVLNQDAHHLEKIISLIKERATFVSDFWELSNYFFTGPTFYEDKAVKKQWKEESSEIMNNLLPVLNAIEDFSSLTIERIVKDWITSQDYSFGKVMPPLRLVIVGDMKGPHIFDIIALIGKEPTMQRIKTAIAVLT